The Pocillopora verrucosa isolate sample1 chromosome 14, ASM3666991v2, whole genome shotgun sequence genome has a segment encoding these proteins:
- the LOC131793952 gene encoding uncharacterized protein isoform X1, with protein sequence MSFSKFVSPCHGDSIAIYNSTSGAVKCQACVKCPQGRGLSVQCSSVQSPETPVVCEPCVLGKTYSSGKDAGACMSCENCEEYRETIKACTLTSKAVCGKCKPGAYQDDRLTQLCQPCSRCCDDQDDLVEPQCQEMPENKRCSFHRSHVCSKVIIRTNFSSVSSVETNHTVSLVLVPSPTSQVTASLSMRTAYQKTPVADRPSRAAIIGAAVGVPLAVVLLLLVICYFLKRKSNHRVNKRVNDAERSQETRGKEESGGIDLEQLNTERLQPVDDSNVTSPGTKETQILGQNSTDVCKLSIEESEATSPSVQETLPPDYNNTEHQLFKKAPKDNSCHTVVKTTTINTVTYCSTCSSGPESTGYGEE encoded by the exons ATGTCTTTTTCCAAGTTCGTATCCCCTTGTCACGGTGACAGTATTGCGATATACAACTCTACCAGCGGAGCGGTCAAGTGTCAGGCCTGTGTTAAATGCCCCCAAGGACGAGGCCTCTCTGTGCAATGCAGTTCTGTTCAAAGCCCAGAGACACCCGTAGTTTGCGAGCCATGTGTGCTTGGGAAAACGTACTCCTCTGGAAAAGACGCCGGGGCATGCATGAGCTGTGAGAATTGTGAGGAGTATCGCGAAACCATAAAAGCCTGCACTCTGACTTCCAAGGCAGTGTGTGGAAAGTGTAAGCCTGGCGCTTACCAAGATGACCGCCTAACACAATTGTGCCAGCCCTGCTCCCGCTGTTGTGATGATCAAGATGATCTAGTCGAGCCGCAGTGCCAAGAAATGCCTGAAAACAAGCGGTGCAGTTTTCACAGATCACACGTATGCAGCAAAGTTATAATTCGTACAAATTTCAGCTCAGTCAGCTCTGTGGAAACAAACCACACAGTATCACTGGTATTGGTGCCGTCTCCCACAAGCCAAGTAACCGCCTCATTGAGCATGCGCACTGCATATCAGAAGACCCCGGTGGCTGATCGTCCTTCGAGAGCCGCAATCATTGGTGCTGCTGTTGGTGTTCCATTAGCTGTAGTCCTGTTGCTGTTGGTCATTTgctattttcttaaaagaaagaGTAATCACCGAGTAAATAAGAGGGTTAATGACGCCGAAAGGTCGCAAGAAACACGTGGCAAAGAAGAGTCTGGTGGAATTGATTTAGAACAGTTAAACACAGAAAGGTTACAGCCAGTAGACGATAGTAACGTCACATCGCCAGGGACCAAGGAAACTCAAATACTTGGCCAGAACAGTACAG ATGTCTGCAAGCTATCAATAGAGGAAAGTGAGGCTACATCGCCAAGTGTCCAAGAAACTCTGCCACCGGACTACAACAACACAG AGCACCAGCTGTTCAAGAAGGCTCCCAAAGACAACAGTTGTCACACTGTGGTGAAGACGACCACTATAAACACCGTGACCTACTGTTCAACTTGTAGTTCTGGTCCAGAATCTACAGGGTATGGAGAAGAATGA